One segment of Fuscovulum ytuae DNA contains the following:
- the cobW gene encoding cobalamin biosynthesis protein CobW, producing the protein MTDLTKIPVTVITGFLGAGKTTLIRHLMLNPQGRRLAILVNEFGTVGVDGDILKSCADEACPAENIVELANGCICCTVADDFIPTIEALMALPQRPDHILIETSGLALPKPLLKAFDWPAIRSRITVDGVVALADAEAVAAGRFAPDPVAVDAQRAADDSLDHETPLSEVFEDQIACADIILLTKADLAGEEGLAAARAVIEAETPRRLPIIHVTDGSIDPRVILGLNAAAEDDLAARPSHHDGHDDHEHDDFDSVVIDLPEVADIEDLVARVQTLARENRILRVKGYVAVEGRPMRLLLQAVGERVRHQFDRPWGTMPRQSRLVVIAEHDDIDESAIRRVLGV; encoded by the coding sequence ATGACCGACCTGACCAAGATCCCCGTCACCGTGATCACCGGCTTTCTCGGCGCGGGAAAGACCACCCTCATCCGCCACCTGATGCTGAACCCGCAGGGCCGCCGCCTTGCCATCCTCGTCAATGAATTCGGCACCGTGGGCGTGGATGGCGACATTCTGAAATCCTGCGCAGATGAGGCTTGCCCGGCTGAAAACATCGTCGAACTGGCCAATGGCTGCATCTGCTGCACCGTGGCCGACGATTTCATCCCCACGATCGAGGCACTGATGGCCCTGCCCCAGCGCCCCGACCACATCCTGATCGAAACCTCCGGTCTTGCCCTTCCCAAGCCGCTCCTCAAGGCCTTCGATTGGCCCGCGATCCGCTCGCGCATCACCGTCGATGGGGTCGTGGCACTGGCCGATGCCGAAGCCGTGGCCGCTGGCCGCTTCGCCCCCGATCCGGTCGCCGTGGACGCCCAGCGTGCCGCCGATGACAGCCTTGATCACGAAACGCCCCTCTCCGAAGTCTTCGAAGATCAGATCGCCTGCGCCGACATCATCCTGCTGACCAAGGCCGATCTCGCGGGCGAAGAAGGCCTCGCCGCCGCCCGCGCGGTGATCGAGGCGGAAACCCCCCGTCGCCTGCCCATCATCCACGTCACCGATGGCAGCATCGACCCGCGCGTGATCCTTGGCCTCAATGCCGCAGCCGAAGATGACCTCGCCGCCCGCCCCTCGCATCATGATGGCCATGACGACCACGAACATGACGATTTCGACTCTGTGGTGATCGACCTGCCCGAGGTGGCCGATATCGAAGACCTCGTCGCCCGCGTCCAAACCCTCGCCCGTGAAAACCGCATCCTGCGGGTGAAGGGCTATGTCGCCGTCGAAGGCCGCCCGATGCGCCTTTTGCTGCAGGCCGTGGGCGAACGCGTCCGGCATCAGTTCGACCGTCCCTGGGGAACCATGCCCCGCCAATCCCGCCTCGTCGTCATCGCGGAACATGACGACATTGATGAGTCCGCGATCCGCCGCGTTCTGGGGGTCTGA